From Ptychodera flava strain L36383 chromosome 2, AS_Pfla_20210202, whole genome shotgun sequence, the proteins below share one genomic window:
- the LOC139151916 gene encoding CCR4-NOT transcription complex subunit 2-like isoform X4 codes for MAQFNQIPGLGQRPLQLGDHLSWTTQFGMSQEARKSQPDLSSPGAGDKTKNRMNFYKDSDFTDQNIFLNQSIFPPHRTDKDVSSMLGSQSLSQFGASLYGQQGIGSIGMGNVPRGMPNPTQQFPGRTVTSHHGNIPGHVTPTSTGMPMPSGLQQHPPSSPSRGILSVGPRSGLFSQVPGNNPQSGMTLPNRGNTMPSGLASPNRQSPSILAMQQQQKQQQQQQQQRLGLGTIGTTPATSIGGFGITRGQSNFSTAGVMSSVSQPSFTNSFTSAGIFSDTAPTLDLNDFPALNNRGRRGSDSSNSNIPMNPLTNMAGRTAYGKETGLVGMVNKQTEPQQEFQIQNEDFPALPGANNANNMKTGSNYDGMTNKESGRFPGDKTNAEQNKRGIQIHSDGKITSIPGGMVMDQFGMVGLLTFIKAAETDPNLVALALGSDLTTLGLNLNSPENLYSTFSSPWADTPCRPQDIDFHVPQEYLTNVHIRDKLAPIKLSRYGEDLLFYLYYTHGGDVLQLAAAAELYNRDWRYHKEERVWITRAPGMDPTVKTNSYERGTYYFFDCHGWRKVAKEFHLEYDKLEDRPHLPPSFGHNPTSSTPVMVH; via the exons ATTTGGCATGTCACAAGAAGCCAGGAAAAGCCAGCCTGATCTTTCATCGCCGG GTGCTGGTGACAAAACCAAGAACAGAATGAACTTCTACAAGGACAGTGATTTCACAGATCAAAATATATTCCTCAATCAGTCAATATTTCCACCTCATCGAACAGATAAAGATGTCAGTTCG aTGCTGGGATCACAGTCATTGTCACAATTTGGTGCAAGTCTTTATGGACAACAAG GTATTGGAAGTATAGGAATGGGGAATGTTCCCAGAGGAATGCCAAATCCAACACAACAGTTTCCAGGAAGAACGGTAACaagtcaccatggcaacatccCAGGTCATGTGACTCCAACTAGTACAGGAATGCCAATGCCTTCAGGTCTTCAACAACATCCACCATCATCACCAAGCAg GGGAATCCTATCGGTGGGTCCGCGTAGTGGACTGTTCAGTCAAGTACCAGGTAACAATCCACAGAGTGGTATGACTCTACCAAACAGAGGAAACACAATGCCATCAGGATTAGCCAGTCCCAACAGACAGTCACCAAGTATTCTAGCaatgcaacaacaacaaaaacaacaacaacaacagcagcagcagagACTAGGACTTGGAAC GATTGGAACCACACCGGCAACAAGTATTGGTGGTTTTGGTATAACACGGGGTCAGAGTAATTTCAGCACGGCAGGCGTTATGAGCAGTGTTAGTCAACCGTCTTTCACCAATTCATTTACAAGTGCTGGTATAT TTTCAGACACTGCCCCAACGTTAGATCTGAATGACTTTCCCGCACTCAACAATAGAGGGCGGCGTGGCAGTGATAGCAGTAACAGCAACATTCCTATGAACCCACTCACTAACATGGCTGGAAGAACAGCGTATGGTAAGGAAACTGGTCTAG TTGGAATGGTTAACAAGCAGACAGAACCACAACAGGAATTTCAGATTCAGAATGAAGATTTTCCCGCACTCCCTGGTGCTAATAATGCCAACAACATGAAAACAG GCAGTAACTATGATGGAATGACAAACAAAGAATCCGGAAGGTTCCCTGGTGATAAAACCAATGCTGAACAAAATAAAAGAGGTATACAGATACATTCAGATG GTAAAATAACCAGTATTCCAGGTGGCATGGTAATGGATCAGTTTGGTATGGTAGGACTTCTCACATTCATTAAAGCTGCTGAAACAGATCCTAATCTTGTAGCATTGGCACTGGGAAGTGATCTGACAACACTGGGCCTCAATCTTAATTCACCAGA GAACCTGTACAGTacattttcatcaccatggGCTGATACACCATGTAGACCTCAAGATATTGATTTCCATGTTCCACAGGAATACCTGACCAATGTACACATCAGAGATAAA TTGGCACCTATTAAACTGAGTAGGTATGGTGAAGATTTGTTGTTTTATCTCTACTACACTCATGGTGGCGATGTCTTACAACTAGCAGCAGCTGCTGAATT ATACAACAGAGATTGGAGATACCACAAAGAAGAGAGAGTCTGGATTACCAGAGCTCCAGGAATGGACCCCACTGTCAAAACAAACTCATACGAGCGCGGAACATACTACTTTTTCGATTGCCATGGTTGGAGAAAAGTGGCGAAAGAATTTCATTTGGAGTACGATAAACTTGAGGACAGACCACACCTACCACCGTCATTTGGCCATAACCCGACTTCCTCAACTCCTGTAATGGTTCATTAA
- the LOC139151916 gene encoding CCR4-NOT transcription complex subunit 2-like isoform X1, translating into MAQFNQIPGLGQRPLQLGDHLSWTTQFGMSQEARKSQPDLSSPGAGDKTKNRMNFYKDSDFTDQNIFLNQSIFPPHRTDKDVSSMLGSQSLSQFGASLYGQQGIGSIGMGNVPRGMPNPTQQFPGRTVTSHHGNIPGHVTPTSTGMPMPSGLQQHPPSSPSRGILSVGPRSGLFSQVPGNNPQSGMTLPNRGNTMPSGLASPNRQSPSILAMQQQQKQQQQQQQQRLGLGTIGTTPATSIGGFGITRGQSNFSTAGVMSSVSQPSFTNSFTSAGIFSDTAPTLDLNDFPALNNRGRRGSDSSNSNIPMNPLTNMAGRTAYGKETGLVGMVNKQTEPQQEFQIQNEDFPALPGANNANNMKTVGNKFSTGLPLLLPGSNYDGMTNKESGRFPGDKTNAEQNKRGIQIHSDGKITSIPGGMVMDQFGMVGLLTFIKAAETDPNLVALALGSDLTTLGLNLNSPENLYSTFSSPWADTPCRPQDIDFHVPQEYLTNVHIRDKLAPIKLSRYGEDLLFYLYYTHGGDVLQLAAAAELYNRDWRYHKEERVWITRAPGMDPTVKTNSYERGTYYFFDCHGWRKVAKEFHLEYDKLEDRPHLPPSFGHNPTSSTPVMVH; encoded by the exons ATTTGGCATGTCACAAGAAGCCAGGAAAAGCCAGCCTGATCTTTCATCGCCGG GTGCTGGTGACAAAACCAAGAACAGAATGAACTTCTACAAGGACAGTGATTTCACAGATCAAAATATATTCCTCAATCAGTCAATATTTCCACCTCATCGAACAGATAAAGATGTCAGTTCG aTGCTGGGATCACAGTCATTGTCACAATTTGGTGCAAGTCTTTATGGACAACAAG GTATTGGAAGTATAGGAATGGGGAATGTTCCCAGAGGAATGCCAAATCCAACACAACAGTTTCCAGGAAGAACGGTAACaagtcaccatggcaacatccCAGGTCATGTGACTCCAACTAGTACAGGAATGCCAATGCCTTCAGGTCTTCAACAACATCCACCATCATCACCAAGCAg GGGAATCCTATCGGTGGGTCCGCGTAGTGGACTGTTCAGTCAAGTACCAGGTAACAATCCACAGAGTGGTATGACTCTACCAAACAGAGGAAACACAATGCCATCAGGATTAGCCAGTCCCAACAGACAGTCACCAAGTATTCTAGCaatgcaacaacaacaaaaacaacaacaacaacagcagcagcagagACTAGGACTTGGAAC GATTGGAACCACACCGGCAACAAGTATTGGTGGTTTTGGTATAACACGGGGTCAGAGTAATTTCAGCACGGCAGGCGTTATGAGCAGTGTTAGTCAACCGTCTTTCACCAATTCATTTACAAGTGCTGGTATAT TTTCAGACACTGCCCCAACGTTAGATCTGAATGACTTTCCCGCACTCAACAATAGAGGGCGGCGTGGCAGTGATAGCAGTAACAGCAACATTCCTATGAACCCACTCACTAACATGGCTGGAAGAACAGCGTATGGTAAGGAAACTGGTCTAG TTGGAATGGTTAACAAGCAGACAGAACCACAACAGGAATTTCAGATTCAGAATGAAGATTTTCCCGCACTCCCTGGTGCTAATAATGCCAACAACATGAAAACAG TAGGGAATAAATTTAGCACTGGACTGCCCCTCCTCTTACCAGGCAGTAACTATGATGGAATGACAAACAAAGAATCCGGAAGGTTCCCTGGTGATAAAACCAATGCTGAACAAAATAAAAGAGGTATACAGATACATTCAGATG GTAAAATAACCAGTATTCCAGGTGGCATGGTAATGGATCAGTTTGGTATGGTAGGACTTCTCACATTCATTAAAGCTGCTGAAACAGATCCTAATCTTGTAGCATTGGCACTGGGAAGTGATCTGACAACACTGGGCCTCAATCTTAATTCACCAGA GAACCTGTACAGTacattttcatcaccatggGCTGATACACCATGTAGACCTCAAGATATTGATTTCCATGTTCCACAGGAATACCTGACCAATGTACACATCAGAGATAAA TTGGCACCTATTAAACTGAGTAGGTATGGTGAAGATTTGTTGTTTTATCTCTACTACACTCATGGTGGCGATGTCTTACAACTAGCAGCAGCTGCTGAATT ATACAACAGAGATTGGAGATACCACAAAGAAGAGAGAGTCTGGATTACCAGAGCTCCAGGAATGGACCCCACTGTCAAAACAAACTCATACGAGCGCGGAACATACTACTTTTTCGATTGCCATGGTTGGAGAAAAGTGGCGAAAGAATTTCATTTGGAGTACGATAAACTTGAGGACAGACCACACCTACCACCGTCATTTGGCCATAACCCGACTTCCTCAACTCCTGTAATGGTTCATTAA
- the LOC139151916 gene encoding CCR4-NOT transcription complex subunit 2-like isoform X8 has product MAQFNQIPGLGQFGMSQEARKSQPDLSSPGAGDKTKNRMNFYKDSDFTDQNIFLNQSIFPPHRTDKDVSSMLGSQSLSQFGASLYGQQGIGSIGMGNVPRGMPNPTQQFPGRTVTSHHGNIPGHVTPTSTGMPMPSGLQQHPPSSPSRGILSVGPRSGLFSQVPGNNPQSGMTLPNRGNTMPSGLASPNRQSPSILAMQQQQKQQQQQQQQRLGLGTIGTTPATSIGGFGITRGQSNFSTAGVMSSVSQPSFTNSFTSAGIFSDTAPTLDLNDFPALNNRGRRGSDSSNSNIPMNPLTNMAGRTAYVGMVNKQTEPQQEFQIQNEDFPALPGANNANNMKTGSNYDGMTNKESGRFPGDKTNAEQNKRGIQIHSDGKITSIPGGMVMDQFGMVGLLTFIKAAETDPNLVALALGSDLTTLGLNLNSPENLYSTFSSPWADTPCRPQDIDFHVPQEYLTNVHIRDKLAPIKLSRYGEDLLFYLYYTHGGDVLQLAAAAELYNRDWRYHKEERVWITRAPGMDPTVKTNSYERGTYYFFDCHGWRKVAKEFHLEYDKLEDRPHLPPSFGHNPTSSTPVMVH; this is encoded by the exons ATTTGGCATGTCACAAGAAGCCAGGAAAAGCCAGCCTGATCTTTCATCGCCGG GTGCTGGTGACAAAACCAAGAACAGAATGAACTTCTACAAGGACAGTGATTTCACAGATCAAAATATATTCCTCAATCAGTCAATATTTCCACCTCATCGAACAGATAAAGATGTCAGTTCG aTGCTGGGATCACAGTCATTGTCACAATTTGGTGCAAGTCTTTATGGACAACAAG GTATTGGAAGTATAGGAATGGGGAATGTTCCCAGAGGAATGCCAAATCCAACACAACAGTTTCCAGGAAGAACGGTAACaagtcaccatggcaacatccCAGGTCATGTGACTCCAACTAGTACAGGAATGCCAATGCCTTCAGGTCTTCAACAACATCCACCATCATCACCAAGCAg GGGAATCCTATCGGTGGGTCCGCGTAGTGGACTGTTCAGTCAAGTACCAGGTAACAATCCACAGAGTGGTATGACTCTACCAAACAGAGGAAACACAATGCCATCAGGATTAGCCAGTCCCAACAGACAGTCACCAAGTATTCTAGCaatgcaacaacaacaaaaacaacaacaacaacagcagcagcagagACTAGGACTTGGAAC GATTGGAACCACACCGGCAACAAGTATTGGTGGTTTTGGTATAACACGGGGTCAGAGTAATTTCAGCACGGCAGGCGTTATGAGCAGTGTTAGTCAACCGTCTTTCACCAATTCATTTACAAGTGCTGGTATAT TTTCAGACACTGCCCCAACGTTAGATCTGAATGACTTTCCCGCACTCAACAATAGAGGGCGGCGTGGCAGTGATAGCAGTAACAGCAACATTCCTATGAACCCACTCACTAACATGGCTGGAAGAACAGCGTATG TTGGAATGGTTAACAAGCAGACAGAACCACAACAGGAATTTCAGATTCAGAATGAAGATTTTCCCGCACTCCCTGGTGCTAATAATGCCAACAACATGAAAACAG GCAGTAACTATGATGGAATGACAAACAAAGAATCCGGAAGGTTCCCTGGTGATAAAACCAATGCTGAACAAAATAAAAGAGGTATACAGATACATTCAGATG GTAAAATAACCAGTATTCCAGGTGGCATGGTAATGGATCAGTTTGGTATGGTAGGACTTCTCACATTCATTAAAGCTGCTGAAACAGATCCTAATCTTGTAGCATTGGCACTGGGAAGTGATCTGACAACACTGGGCCTCAATCTTAATTCACCAGA GAACCTGTACAGTacattttcatcaccatggGCTGATACACCATGTAGACCTCAAGATATTGATTTCCATGTTCCACAGGAATACCTGACCAATGTACACATCAGAGATAAA TTGGCACCTATTAAACTGAGTAGGTATGGTGAAGATTTGTTGTTTTATCTCTACTACACTCATGGTGGCGATGTCTTACAACTAGCAGCAGCTGCTGAATT ATACAACAGAGATTGGAGATACCACAAAGAAGAGAGAGTCTGGATTACCAGAGCTCCAGGAATGGACCCCACTGTCAAAACAAACTCATACGAGCGCGGAACATACTACTTTTTCGATTGCCATGGTTGGAGAAAAGTGGCGAAAGAATTTCATTTGGAGTACGATAAACTTGAGGACAGACCACACCTACCACCGTCATTTGGCCATAACCCGACTTCCTCAACTCCTGTAATGGTTCATTAA
- the LOC139151916 gene encoding CCR4-NOT transcription complex subunit 2-like isoform X2 — translation MAQFNQIPGLGQRPLQLGDHLSWTTQFGMSQEARKSQPDLSSPGAGDKTKNRMNFYKDSDFTDQNIFLNQSIFPPHRTDKDVSSMLGSQSLSQFGASLYGQQGIGSIGMGNVPRGMPNPTQQFPGRTVTSHHGNIPGHVTPTSTGMPMPSGLQQHPPSSPSRGILSVGPRSGLFSQVPGNNPQSGMTLPNRGNTMPSGLASPNRQSPSILAMQQQQKQQQQQQQQRLGLGTIGTTPATSIGGFGITRGQSNFSTAGVMSSVSQPSFTNSFTSAGIFSDTAPTLDLNDFPALNNRGRRGSDSSNSNIPMNPLTNMAGRTAYVGMVNKQTEPQQEFQIQNEDFPALPGANNANNMKTVGNKFSTGLPLLLPGSNYDGMTNKESGRFPGDKTNAEQNKRGIQIHSDGKITSIPGGMVMDQFGMVGLLTFIKAAETDPNLVALALGSDLTTLGLNLNSPENLYSTFSSPWADTPCRPQDIDFHVPQEYLTNVHIRDKLAPIKLSRYGEDLLFYLYYTHGGDVLQLAAAAELYNRDWRYHKEERVWITRAPGMDPTVKTNSYERGTYYFFDCHGWRKVAKEFHLEYDKLEDRPHLPPSFGHNPTSSTPVMVH, via the exons ATTTGGCATGTCACAAGAAGCCAGGAAAAGCCAGCCTGATCTTTCATCGCCGG GTGCTGGTGACAAAACCAAGAACAGAATGAACTTCTACAAGGACAGTGATTTCACAGATCAAAATATATTCCTCAATCAGTCAATATTTCCACCTCATCGAACAGATAAAGATGTCAGTTCG aTGCTGGGATCACAGTCATTGTCACAATTTGGTGCAAGTCTTTATGGACAACAAG GTATTGGAAGTATAGGAATGGGGAATGTTCCCAGAGGAATGCCAAATCCAACACAACAGTTTCCAGGAAGAACGGTAACaagtcaccatggcaacatccCAGGTCATGTGACTCCAACTAGTACAGGAATGCCAATGCCTTCAGGTCTTCAACAACATCCACCATCATCACCAAGCAg GGGAATCCTATCGGTGGGTCCGCGTAGTGGACTGTTCAGTCAAGTACCAGGTAACAATCCACAGAGTGGTATGACTCTACCAAACAGAGGAAACACAATGCCATCAGGATTAGCCAGTCCCAACAGACAGTCACCAAGTATTCTAGCaatgcaacaacaacaaaaacaacaacaacaacagcagcagcagagACTAGGACTTGGAAC GATTGGAACCACACCGGCAACAAGTATTGGTGGTTTTGGTATAACACGGGGTCAGAGTAATTTCAGCACGGCAGGCGTTATGAGCAGTGTTAGTCAACCGTCTTTCACCAATTCATTTACAAGTGCTGGTATAT TTTCAGACACTGCCCCAACGTTAGATCTGAATGACTTTCCCGCACTCAACAATAGAGGGCGGCGTGGCAGTGATAGCAGTAACAGCAACATTCCTATGAACCCACTCACTAACATGGCTGGAAGAACAGCGTATG TTGGAATGGTTAACAAGCAGACAGAACCACAACAGGAATTTCAGATTCAGAATGAAGATTTTCCCGCACTCCCTGGTGCTAATAATGCCAACAACATGAAAACAG TAGGGAATAAATTTAGCACTGGACTGCCCCTCCTCTTACCAGGCAGTAACTATGATGGAATGACAAACAAAGAATCCGGAAGGTTCCCTGGTGATAAAACCAATGCTGAACAAAATAAAAGAGGTATACAGATACATTCAGATG GTAAAATAACCAGTATTCCAGGTGGCATGGTAATGGATCAGTTTGGTATGGTAGGACTTCTCACATTCATTAAAGCTGCTGAAACAGATCCTAATCTTGTAGCATTGGCACTGGGAAGTGATCTGACAACACTGGGCCTCAATCTTAATTCACCAGA GAACCTGTACAGTacattttcatcaccatggGCTGATACACCATGTAGACCTCAAGATATTGATTTCCATGTTCCACAGGAATACCTGACCAATGTACACATCAGAGATAAA TTGGCACCTATTAAACTGAGTAGGTATGGTGAAGATTTGTTGTTTTATCTCTACTACACTCATGGTGGCGATGTCTTACAACTAGCAGCAGCTGCTGAATT ATACAACAGAGATTGGAGATACCACAAAGAAGAGAGAGTCTGGATTACCAGAGCTCCAGGAATGGACCCCACTGTCAAAACAAACTCATACGAGCGCGGAACATACTACTTTTTCGATTGCCATGGTTGGAGAAAAGTGGCGAAAGAATTTCATTTGGAGTACGATAAACTTGAGGACAGACCACACCTACCACCGTCATTTGGCCATAACCCGACTTCCTCAACTCCTGTAATGGTTCATTAA
- the LOC139151916 gene encoding CCR4-NOT transcription complex subunit 2-like isoform X5, with protein sequence MAQFNQIPGLGQFGMSQEARKSQPDLSSPGAGDKTKNRMNFYKDSDFTDQNIFLNQSIFPPHRTDKDVSSMLGSQSLSQFGASLYGQQGIGSIGMGNVPRGMPNPTQQFPGRTVTSHHGNIPGHVTPTSTGMPMPSGLQQHPPSSPSRGILSVGPRSGLFSQVPGNNPQSGMTLPNRGNTMPSGLASPNRQSPSILAMQQQQKQQQQQQQQRLGLGTIGTTPATSIGGFGITRGQSNFSTAGVMSSVSQPSFTNSFTSAGIFSDTAPTLDLNDFPALNNRGRRGSDSSNSNIPMNPLTNMAGRTAYVGMVNKQTEPQQEFQIQNEDFPALPGANNANNMKTVGNKFSTGLPLLLPGSNYDGMTNKESGRFPGDKTNAEQNKRGIQIHSDGKITSIPGGMVMDQFGMVGLLTFIKAAETDPNLVALALGSDLTTLGLNLNSPENLYSTFSSPWADTPCRPQDIDFHVPQEYLTNVHIRDKLAPIKLSRYGEDLLFYLYYTHGGDVLQLAAAAELYNRDWRYHKEERVWITRAPGMDPTVKTNSYERGTYYFFDCHGWRKVAKEFHLEYDKLEDRPHLPPSFGHNPTSSTPVMVH encoded by the exons ATTTGGCATGTCACAAGAAGCCAGGAAAAGCCAGCCTGATCTTTCATCGCCGG GTGCTGGTGACAAAACCAAGAACAGAATGAACTTCTACAAGGACAGTGATTTCACAGATCAAAATATATTCCTCAATCAGTCAATATTTCCACCTCATCGAACAGATAAAGATGTCAGTTCG aTGCTGGGATCACAGTCATTGTCACAATTTGGTGCAAGTCTTTATGGACAACAAG GTATTGGAAGTATAGGAATGGGGAATGTTCCCAGAGGAATGCCAAATCCAACACAACAGTTTCCAGGAAGAACGGTAACaagtcaccatggcaacatccCAGGTCATGTGACTCCAACTAGTACAGGAATGCCAATGCCTTCAGGTCTTCAACAACATCCACCATCATCACCAAGCAg GGGAATCCTATCGGTGGGTCCGCGTAGTGGACTGTTCAGTCAAGTACCAGGTAACAATCCACAGAGTGGTATGACTCTACCAAACAGAGGAAACACAATGCCATCAGGATTAGCCAGTCCCAACAGACAGTCACCAAGTATTCTAGCaatgcaacaacaacaaaaacaacaacaacaacagcagcagcagagACTAGGACTTGGAAC GATTGGAACCACACCGGCAACAAGTATTGGTGGTTTTGGTATAACACGGGGTCAGAGTAATTTCAGCACGGCAGGCGTTATGAGCAGTGTTAGTCAACCGTCTTTCACCAATTCATTTACAAGTGCTGGTATAT TTTCAGACACTGCCCCAACGTTAGATCTGAATGACTTTCCCGCACTCAACAATAGAGGGCGGCGTGGCAGTGATAGCAGTAACAGCAACATTCCTATGAACCCACTCACTAACATGGCTGGAAGAACAGCGTATG TTGGAATGGTTAACAAGCAGACAGAACCACAACAGGAATTTCAGATTCAGAATGAAGATTTTCCCGCACTCCCTGGTGCTAATAATGCCAACAACATGAAAACAG TAGGGAATAAATTTAGCACTGGACTGCCCCTCCTCTTACCAGGCAGTAACTATGATGGAATGACAAACAAAGAATCCGGAAGGTTCCCTGGTGATAAAACCAATGCTGAACAAAATAAAAGAGGTATACAGATACATTCAGATG GTAAAATAACCAGTATTCCAGGTGGCATGGTAATGGATCAGTTTGGTATGGTAGGACTTCTCACATTCATTAAAGCTGCTGAAACAGATCCTAATCTTGTAGCATTGGCACTGGGAAGTGATCTGACAACACTGGGCCTCAATCTTAATTCACCAGA GAACCTGTACAGTacattttcatcaccatggGCTGATACACCATGTAGACCTCAAGATATTGATTTCCATGTTCCACAGGAATACCTGACCAATGTACACATCAGAGATAAA TTGGCACCTATTAAACTGAGTAGGTATGGTGAAGATTTGTTGTTTTATCTCTACTACACTCATGGTGGCGATGTCTTACAACTAGCAGCAGCTGCTGAATT ATACAACAGAGATTGGAGATACCACAAAGAAGAGAGAGTCTGGATTACCAGAGCTCCAGGAATGGACCCCACTGTCAAAACAAACTCATACGAGCGCGGAACATACTACTTTTTCGATTGCCATGGTTGGAGAAAAGTGGCGAAAGAATTTCATTTGGAGTACGATAAACTTGAGGACAGACCACACCTACCACCGTCATTTGGCCATAACCCGACTTCCTCAACTCCTGTAATGGTTCATTAA
- the LOC139151916 gene encoding CCR4-NOT transcription complex subunit 2-like isoform X7, with amino-acid sequence MAQFNQIPGLGQFGMSQEARKSQPDLSSPGAGDKTKNRMNFYKDSDFTDQNIFLNQSIFPPHRTDKDVSSMLGSQSLSQFGASLYGQQGIGSIGMGNVPRGMPNPTQQFPGRTVTSHHGNIPGHVTPTSTGMPMPSGLQQHPPSSPSRGILSVGPRSGLFSQVPGNNPQSGMTLPNRGNTMPSGLASPNRQSPSILAMQQQQKQQQQQQQQRLGLGTIGTTPATSIGGFGITRGQSNFSTAGVMSSVSQPSFTNSFTSAGIFSDTAPTLDLNDFPALNNRGRRGSDSSNSNIPMNPLTNMAGRTAYGKETGLVGMVNKQTEPQQEFQIQNEDFPALPGANNANNMKTGSNYDGMTNKESGRFPGDKTNAEQNKRGIQIHSDGKITSIPGGMVMDQFGMVGLLTFIKAAETDPNLVALALGSDLTTLGLNLNSPENLYSTFSSPWADTPCRPQDIDFHVPQEYLTNVHIRDKLAPIKLSRYGEDLLFYLYYTHGGDVLQLAAAAELYNRDWRYHKEERVWITRAPGMDPTVKTNSYERGTYYFFDCHGWRKVAKEFHLEYDKLEDRPHLPPSFGHNPTSSTPVMVH; translated from the exons ATTTGGCATGTCACAAGAAGCCAGGAAAAGCCAGCCTGATCTTTCATCGCCGG GTGCTGGTGACAAAACCAAGAACAGAATGAACTTCTACAAGGACAGTGATTTCACAGATCAAAATATATTCCTCAATCAGTCAATATTTCCACCTCATCGAACAGATAAAGATGTCAGTTCG aTGCTGGGATCACAGTCATTGTCACAATTTGGTGCAAGTCTTTATGGACAACAAG GTATTGGAAGTATAGGAATGGGGAATGTTCCCAGAGGAATGCCAAATCCAACACAACAGTTTCCAGGAAGAACGGTAACaagtcaccatggcaacatccCAGGTCATGTGACTCCAACTAGTACAGGAATGCCAATGCCTTCAGGTCTTCAACAACATCCACCATCATCACCAAGCAg GGGAATCCTATCGGTGGGTCCGCGTAGTGGACTGTTCAGTCAAGTACCAGGTAACAATCCACAGAGTGGTATGACTCTACCAAACAGAGGAAACACAATGCCATCAGGATTAGCCAGTCCCAACAGACAGTCACCAAGTATTCTAGCaatgcaacaacaacaaaaacaacaacaacaacagcagcagcagagACTAGGACTTGGAAC GATTGGAACCACACCGGCAACAAGTATTGGTGGTTTTGGTATAACACGGGGTCAGAGTAATTTCAGCACGGCAGGCGTTATGAGCAGTGTTAGTCAACCGTCTTTCACCAATTCATTTACAAGTGCTGGTATAT TTTCAGACACTGCCCCAACGTTAGATCTGAATGACTTTCCCGCACTCAACAATAGAGGGCGGCGTGGCAGTGATAGCAGTAACAGCAACATTCCTATGAACCCACTCACTAACATGGCTGGAAGAACAGCGTATGGTAAGGAAACTGGTCTAG TTGGAATGGTTAACAAGCAGACAGAACCACAACAGGAATTTCAGATTCAGAATGAAGATTTTCCCGCACTCCCTGGTGCTAATAATGCCAACAACATGAAAACAG GCAGTAACTATGATGGAATGACAAACAAAGAATCCGGAAGGTTCCCTGGTGATAAAACCAATGCTGAACAAAATAAAAGAGGTATACAGATACATTCAGATG GTAAAATAACCAGTATTCCAGGTGGCATGGTAATGGATCAGTTTGGTATGGTAGGACTTCTCACATTCATTAAAGCTGCTGAAACAGATCCTAATCTTGTAGCATTGGCACTGGGAAGTGATCTGACAACACTGGGCCTCAATCTTAATTCACCAGA GAACCTGTACAGTacattttcatcaccatggGCTGATACACCATGTAGACCTCAAGATATTGATTTCCATGTTCCACAGGAATACCTGACCAATGTACACATCAGAGATAAA TTGGCACCTATTAAACTGAGTAGGTATGGTGAAGATTTGTTGTTTTATCTCTACTACACTCATGGTGGCGATGTCTTACAACTAGCAGCAGCTGCTGAATT ATACAACAGAGATTGGAGATACCACAAAGAAGAGAGAGTCTGGATTACCAGAGCTCCAGGAATGGACCCCACTGTCAAAACAAACTCATACGAGCGCGGAACATACTACTTTTTCGATTGCCATGGTTGGAGAAAAGTGGCGAAAGAATTTCATTTGGAGTACGATAAACTTGAGGACAGACCACACCTACCACCGTCATTTGGCCATAACCCGACTTCCTCAACTCCTGTAATGGTTCATTAA